One Phocoena sinus isolate mPhoSin1 chromosome 13, mPhoSin1.pri, whole genome shotgun sequence DNA segment encodes these proteins:
- the MSGN1 gene encoding mesogenin-1: MDNLRETFLSLEDGLDSSDSPGLLSSWDWKDRAGPFELTQASPTQSLSPAPSLESYSSPCPAVAGLSCGHGGANNGGGDDCGGLGTGGLVEVGYDMLAFQPAYLQGAGGPKTQKGTKVRMSVQRRRKASEREKLRMRTLADALHTLRNYLPPIYSQRGQPLTKIQTLKYTIKYIGELTDLLNSGPQST, from the coding sequence ATGGACAACCTGCGTGAGACCTTCCTCAGCCTCGAAGATGGCTTGGACTCCTCCGACAGCCCTGGCCTGCTGTCCTCCTGGGACTGGAAAGACAGGGCAGGGCCCTTTGAGCTGACCCAGGCCTCTCCCACCCAGAGCCTCTCTCCGGCCCCATCGCTGGAGTCCTATTCTTCTCCTTGTCCGGCTGTGGCTGGGCTGTCCTGTGGGCATGGAGGCGCCAACAATGGGGGCGGCGATGACTGCGGCGGCCTTGGGACTGGCGGCCTGGTGGAGGTGGGCTATGATATGTTAGCTTTCCAGCCTGCCTATCTGCAGGGCGCTGGTGGCCCCAAAACCCAGAAGGGCACCAAAGTCAGGATGTCCGTTCAGCGGAGACGGAAGGCCAGCGAGAGGGAGAAGCTCCGGATGAGGACCTTGGCCGATGCCCTGCACACCCTCCGGAATTACCTGCCACCCATCTACAGCCAAAGGGGCCAGCCGCTCACCAAGATCCAGACGCTGAAGTACACCATCAAGTACATCGGAGAACTCACAGACCTTCTCAACAGCGGGCCCCAGAGCACCTGA